The sequence below is a genomic window from Humulus lupulus chromosome 3, drHumLupu1.1, whole genome shotgun sequence.
ATGCATGGTGGTTCAGCGAAGAATCTTTCTTGTAGTTTGATCATACGAAAATTTTAGTGTGCACACACATTATCATTAGAACAAAACTTTGACAGACTAATGAGACTGCATTCAGATGAATAAAATGAATTGACAGGAAAGAAAGAAGAGTCAATACTTGCAATGGAGAGTTTATTATCATTACTTATGAACTAAAGAAAGGTGTCAGTTGCCCATTTTTTTtaagggaaatttgataaatcatgtttacattagcttaataattaaaatttgaaccaaagttaaccaccatatgatatcaatgctcatctttcatttaataccaaaaatacccctctcataacacatttcctctctattctccctcttcctctctatctctcttcaccatacctctcttcaccatacattctctctcactctctcttcaccatacgttttacacacaagatttttatactaaaatcttgcaagaaagatacacattcggacattgtggattgtttgaggagaaacaccaagctttgtgttatttttgctcatagtgaagagattaaatgcgtaagtgattttctttgattcttgttgttgttggttgcttttatgattcataatgttgtttagatgttggatctgtagtttgttggtattttttgctgtttttttgggtgaaaatcgtgttatgtgaaaatctgcgttttcttgggttccctgagtttttttctaaatgcccgatagtgtccgatagagacccgatacaggcacgatagttgttgagtttcaaggttagggatgaaggtccgatggcaacccgatggttgcccgatagttGGTTACCCGATGGTTATAAAGgtacgatggctacccgatggttgccccgattattattttaaatctatACACCccttttaagtacgataatggatcgatagtagTCTGATATATGCCCGATTGTTATTATTAAGTTACTACGGACCTAATAGTACGGTGGTACTCGATGTTACCCGatattagtgttttaagtgatcaaaaatataaataaaactttgcccgataccgtccgatatggcccgatactggtacgatgccaaaacatttgaactaaatttcgacattttgttgccatttactgattttttttctttgtacatgatagggtcaactttgttcgcgtacttaaggtataatggtgtttgggagcgtggaggtagagattgggtttttaatggagccgaaaatttaacgttcgagttggagaaggacataacttactcacaacttgttgaacttctgtactcagagctggaggttgacaaagtacagtatgacctgaaattagaagtgaattataagtacatgaaagggttaatgtatcggcctgaacttataaggaatgacaagggtgtaagcttacatttgtcaatgcttttgaagaagccagatgaatttgttcccttttttgtgactttggtggagaAGAATATCATTGTTGATCGTAATCCTCCACCAAGTACTGTTAAGGATACTCGTAGTGAGGTTGGGACTTATGTTCCAGAAACAAATCCGGAGGTGCTGGTAGCCACTGCTATACCTGAATCAAACCCTTTCATACCAACAGTTGACCATGTAGCACAGATgccatttcatgatgattttcctgattgtcctgaccctgaaaatgattttgagggcaatgacgaccaagaaacagaggtccgttctcaagctttgagcctgagtccactgtcgtaccaaataccgaggcaaacaacatgtagaagtagaccccgtagagaagatcgccaaacacctggtactagtagtagtcgtccagacggaacaaatgatgctagagaatttagtgatccactctcttcttcgacatattatagtaaattcaaagctcagatgtttacaagagaagacattgagaataatagtcactatatatctatgggtggcacatcgggcggggagattcatttaggaaagtttttcagagacaaggaacatttaaagaaggttgctggcttgtttgcaatgaagaagggattcgacttcatagttaagaagtctggtattgatgtttggtatattacatgcaaggatcctgattgtgggtggaggttaagatggaagaagaagcaactttctaacatgttcaaggtgacagcatttgaaaatgtacacacatgttccctcgatgttcgaaaaaaagataaccgtcaagcatcacctttggtagttgccgaactgatcaaggataaattctcagttaacggttcagattatttagcctccaaaataagagaagatatgaagaattctttcgggatcgaaatgagttatgagaaggctttgagatgcagagagaaagcactccacatagttaggggtacgcctgaagcttcatattcgaagttacctgggtacttgcacatgctgcagttgaacaatcctgattccattactgatttcaaggtagacgagggtcgcttcaagtattgctttttttctctgggtgcttgtaggcggggattcaagttttgtcgacctgttatatgtattgatgggtccttcttgaaaactaggtatggtggccaaatgttgtgtgccgtggcattggattcaaacagccacatatttccgattgctttcgcaatagttgacagtgagaaccacgactcttggacctatttcatgaggaagttgaaacaagcgattggtgatgttgagaacttagcattcgtatcggataggcatcaaagcattgttcatgctttggaacttgtcttccctgatgcaccccatggcgcatgctaccaccacattattatgaacgtggctagcaagttcaagactgattgcttcacggatcatatttacagttgtgcatactcgtataagaagacagattttgaaagagaatttgagaagataaaagcaatggatgttcgagttgcactatatcttgagggcattggatttgaaagatgggttcgtgcgtactttccaggggaccgttacaatgtaatgacaagtaattgggctgaaagtttcagcagcaaaactaaggacgcaagagtcttcccgatcactgcttttgttgaattcatcaggtttactattcaaacatggtttgctactcgaaaggaaaacgctgaaaagtgtagcacgactctatcaccagttatggagggggacttgtcatgtcaatttgagaaatctcggttcttaagcgtcgacagagctggaccttatacatttaatgtccaccccggaggaacagttcagagcggtggtatagttgatttggaggcacgacaatgcagttgcggcctattccaaatcatgaagattccttgtccacatgcatgtgctgctgctcaagaacgaaatattagcatgtacgcattgtgctctcaatattacacaagagagagttggaagagcacatatgaggggacaattatgccagttggtgatgaggatgattgggaattgtCTGAAGACATTAAGAACATCCAAGTTGGAGTACCGATTGAGAAGAAACCTGTCATCcgaccgaagaagcaaaaggtcggacgaattaggaaaaatcgatatccttctaatggagacaaggttgtgatacaacgatgttgtagcaagtgtggtggtaaagggcacaacaaagcgtcttgcaagtaccgaggttaacttgttttgtttgtattctagttgacctattatgttttatttctgcttgaactagt
It includes:
- the LOC133824694 gene encoding uncharacterized protein LOC133824694 isoform X1, coding for MITSKKMTTIREPAQQKRQRQQENDNPNNSSLFFRCADLLLPWLTPTELANASLTCKTLNHIAKSVTARRCSDASRSLEKLPIPCSNSVDDQLYPYFFYTPSQIPPSQFPQRQSWGSISAADPSSTGRFGVEWVSLVDESGGCDCERCGDDGHYRCPCLRFDGLEDLVSECGPSCGCELECGNRLTQREVSVLLKIVKDSKKGWCVCSAQSISKGQFICEYAGSTLFAYLRYNGVWERGGRDWVFNGAENLTFELEKDITYSQLVELLYSELEVDKVQYDLKLEVNYKYMKGLMYRPELIRNDKGVSLHLSMLLKKPDEFVPFFVTLVEKNIIVDRNPPPSTVKDTRSEVGTYVPETNPEVLVATAIPESNPFIPTVDHVAQMPFHDDFPDCPDPENDFEGNDDQETEVRSQALSLSPLSYQIPRQTTCRSRPRREDRQTPGTSSSRPDGTNDAREFSDPLSSSTYYSKFKAQMFTREDIENNSHYISMGGTSGGEIHLGKFFRDKEHLKKVAGLFAMKKGFDFIVKKSGIDVWYITCKDPDCGWRLRWKKKQLSNMFKVTAFENVHTCSLDVRKKDNRQASPLVVAELIKDKFSVNGSDYLASKIREDMKNSFGIEMSYEKALRCREKALHIVRGTPEASYSKLPGYLHMLQLNNPDSITDFKVDEGRFKYCFFSLGACRRGFKFCRPVICIDGSFLKTRYGGQMLCAVALDSNSHIFPIAFAIVDSENHDSWTYFMRKLKQAIGDVENLAFVSDRHQSIVHALELVFPDAPHGACYHHIIMNVASKFKTDCFTDHIYSCAYSYKKTDFEREFEKIKAMDVRVALYLEGIGFERWVRAYFPGDRYNVMTSNWAESFSSKTKDARVFPITAFVEFIRFTIQTWFATRKENAEKCSTTLSPVMEGDLSCQFEKSRFLSVDRAGPYTFNVHPGGTVQSGGIVDLEARQCSCGLFQIMKIPCPHACAAAQERNISMYALCSQYYTRESWKSTYEGTIMPVGDEDDWELSEDIKNIQVGVPIEKKPVIRPKKQKVGRIRKNRYPSNGDKVVIQRCCSKCGGKGHNKASCKYRG